The genomic interval AAGGCGACGTGATCGGCATCGACTGGCGCATGCGCGTGCACAAGACCCGGCTCGATCGTGTGGCGCTGCCGGTGGCTCGAGCATGAGCCAAGCGCTCACGGACGCCCTGGTCAGCATTCGCGAGAAGGACGTCGAGCACATCGAGCGGTCACTGGCGCGCGCCGGCGAGGGCCTCGTGGTGGAGCCGGCTGTGTGCCAGGAGTGCGGCTTCGGCTTCGAGAAGCGCGAGGCGCTGCCGGTGGCTCGAGCATGAGCCAAGCGCTCACGGACGCCCTGGTCAGCATTCGCGAGAAGGACGTCGAGCACATCGACCGGTCACTGGCGCGCACCGGCGAGCGCCTCGTGGTGGAGCCTGCTGTGTGCCAGGAGTGCGGCTTCGGTTTCGAGAAGCGCGAGGCGCTGCCGGTGGCTCGAGCATGAGCCAAGCGCTCACGGACGCCCTGGTCAGCATTCGCGAGAAGGACGTCGAGCACATCGACCGGTCACTGGCGCGCACCGGCGAGCGCCTCGTGGTGGAGCCTGCTGTGTGCCAGGAGTGCGGCTTCGGTTTCGAGAAGCGCGAGGCGCTGCCGGTGGCTCGAGCATGAGCCAAGCGCTCACGGACGCCCTGGTCAGCATTCGCGAGAAGGACGTCGAGCACATCGACCGGTCACTGGCGCGCACCGGCGAGCGCCTCGTGGTGGAGCCGGCTGTGTGCCAGGAGTGCGGCTTCGGTTTCGAGAAGCGCGAGGCGCTGCCGGTGGCTCGAGCATGAGCACGGTGCGCCAAGCGCTCACGGACGCCCTCCGCGACCGAGCCCTCGACGCTCACGAGCTGTCGTACCTGGTCAGCATTCGCGAGAAGGACGTGGCAGAGCACCTCGAGCACATCGAGCGGTCACTGGCGCGCACCGGCGAGCGCCTCGTGGTGGAGCCGGCTGTGTGCCAGGAGTGCGGCTTCGGCTTCAAGAAGCGCGAAAAGAAGACGCGTCCCTCGCGCTGCCCCAAGTGCCAGAGCGAACGCATCACCGCGCCGCGATTTCGAGTCGAAGCGCGCTAGCGCGACGCGATGTGCGGCGCGACCTGATGTGCGGCGCGACGTAGTGTGGCGGCGCGACGTGATGTGACGGCGCGACGTAGTGTGACGGCGCGACGTGATGAGACGGCGCGACGTGATGAGACGGCGCGACGTGATGTGGCGGCGCGACGTGATGTGGCGGCGCGACGTGATGTGGCGGCGCGACGTGATGTGGCGGCGCGACGTGATGTGACGGCGCGACGTGCTCAGAATCCGACGCCCACGGTAATGGGCGTCATGATGGTGTTGTCGCCGTCGGTCAAGATGAGCGAGACGCGCGCTTGGCCGAACAGCTTCACCGGGCCCAGAGGGATGTCGATGCCAAGGCCGATGGTCATCATCGGGTCCACGTTGGCCTTCGCGTCGGTCTCTTTGGTCGTGTCGCCCAGGCGAACGGTGAGCTTGGTGGCGTCCGTGATGCCTGCTCCCGCGCCGCCCAGAAGGAAGGGGGACGCGCCGGACCTGGCCAAGGCGTAGCGGGCGTAGAAGTAGGCTTCGGTGGCCACGAAGGTGCCGCCGTGGATCTCGTAGGGCACGTCGTTCGGCACACCTTGCGCCCGCCACTGGTCTCGTACTCCCTCGGTGTCGATGGCGAAGCGGTGGTGGTACACGGCGAACCCGAGCGCCGTGCGTTTCGACTTTCCCACAGTGTCCATGAGCTCGAGGCCACCGTGGAAGCCGAGGGAATACAGATCCGTGAACGCCGAGGGTTCGAGTGGCGCTGCAACGCCGCCTCCGACGCGAAGCGACTGGGCATGTGCGGGCGGCGCCGCCGCGACCGTCAGCAGTCCAGCGGTAACGCCGAACGATGCGACAACGCGTGGGCGGGGAAGGATCGGGAAGGCCATGCCCGGTCCTACGGTGTCGACGGAGCTCGGCTGCCGTACCCACGCTCGAAGTAATGCGATGTAATGCGGGCTACACCCAGCTCGCTCGTGCATGGCTTGGTTGGGCGCCCGGACGTGCCCGTCGGCACGTGCCCCGTGCCCGGCCGTAGCAACGCCACCTCCGTCGCGCCCGTCCGTTGTCCTGCGCCACGACGCGGACGATTGGCTGCCCGTCGTGCCCGTCGTGTCCGTCGTGCCCGTCGTGCGAGAGTCCCCAATTGGCGGCCTGTCGTGCTGGTCGGCGAGAGTCCGTTGTCCGGCCGTCGTTCGCGGACAATTGGCTGCCCGTCGCGCCCGTCGACATCGCGGACAATTGGCTGCCCGTCGCGCCCGTCGACATCGCGGACAATTGGCTGCCCGTCGCGCCCGTCGACATCGCGGACAATTGGCCGTCGTGCGTCGCCCGTCGCGGTCGGGCGCGCCTGCCCGCCGTTGTCGTTGCGGTCGGCGTGCCTACGGCTGCCCGTCGCGCCCGTCGACATCGCGGACAATTGGCTGCCCGTCGCGCCCGTCGACATCGCGGACAAGTGGCCGTCGTGCGTCGCCCGTCGCGGTCGGGCGCGCCTGCCCGCCGTTGTCGTTGCGGTCGGCGTGCCTACGGCTGCCCGTCGCGCCCGTCGTTGTCGCGGACAATTGGCCGTCGCGCGCCGCCCGTCGCGGTTGCTGTGCCTGCCCGCCGTTGTCGTTGCGGTCGGCGTGCCTACGGCTGCCCGTCGCGCCCGTCGACATCGCGGACAATTGGCTGCCCGTCGCGCCCGTCGACATCGCGGACCAATTGGCCGTCGTGCGTCGCCCGTCGCGGTCGGGCGCGCCTGCCCGCCGTTGTCGTTGCGGTCGGCGTGCCTGCCCGCCGTTGTCGCGGACAAACGGCTGCCGCGCGTCCGTTGGTGTGCCCGCCCGTCATGCCGTTGCTCGTCGGGACGTCGCGGACCAATTGGCCGTCGTGCGCCGCCCGTCACGGTGGGCGGCGAGTTCCATCGTCTGGCGGGCGCATTCGCGGACAATTGGCGGCCGCGAGCCCGTTCGCCCGCCCGCCCGCCCGTCGTGCCGTTGCCCGTCGGGATGTCGCGGACAATTGGCCGTCGCGCGCCGCCCGTCGCGGTTGCTGTGCCTGCCCGCCGTTGTCGTTGCGGTCGGCGTGCCTACGGCTGCCCGTCGCGCCCGTCGACATCGCGGACAATTGGCTGCCCGTCGCGCCCGTCGACATCGCTCACAATTGGCCGTCGCGCGCCGCCCGTCGCAGTTGCTGTGCCTGCCCGCCGTTGTCGTTGCGGTCGGCGTGCCTACGGCTGCCCGTCGCGCCCGTCGACATCGCGGACAATTGGCTGCCCGTCGCGCCCGTCGACATCGCGGACCAATTGGCCGTCGTGCGTCGCCCGTCGCGGTCGGGCGCGCCTGCCCGCCGTTGTCGTTGCGGTCGGCGTGCCTGCCCGCCGTTGTCGCGGACAAACGGCTGCCGCGCGTCCGTTGGTGTGCCCGCCCGTCATGCCGTTGCTCGTCGGGACGTCGCGGACCAATTGGCCGTCGTGCGCCGCCCGTCACGGTGGGCGGCGAGTCCCATCGTCTGGCGGGCGCATTCGCGGACAATTGGCGGCCGCGAGCCCGTTCGCCCGCCCGCCCGCCCGTCGTGCCGTTGCCCGTCGGGATGTCGCGGACAATTGGCCGTCGCGCGCCGCCCGTCGCGGTTGCTGTGCCTGCCCGCCGTTGTCGTTGCGGTCGGCGTGCCTGGCTGCCGTCGCGCCCGTCGCGGACAATTGGCCGTCGCGTGCCTACGGCTGCCCGTCGCGCCCGTCGTTGTCGCGGACAATTGGCCGTCGCGCGCCGCCCGTCGCGGTTGCTGTGCCTGCCCGCCGTTGTCGTTGCGGTCGGCGTGCCTACGGCTGCCCGTCGCGCCCGTCGTTGTCGCGGACAATTGGCCGTCGCGCCGCCCGTCGCGGTCGCCGTCGTTGCGGACAATTGGCCCCCCGTCGCGGTGGGCGGCGAGTTCCATCGTCCTGCCGTCACCGTCGGGGACACTCGGCTGCCGCGTGTCCTTTCGTGTGCCCGCCGTCGTGCCGTTGCCCGTCGGGATCTCGCGGACAATTGGCCGTCGTGCGTTGTCTGTCGCGGTGGGCGGCGGGTGTCCATCGTCCGGCGGTCATCGTCGCGGACAATTGGCCGTCGTGCGTCGCCCGTCGCGGTCGCCGTTGTCGCGGACAGCTGCCGCGCGTCCGTTACAGTGCCCGCCCATCGTGCTGTTGCCCGTCGAGATATCGCGGACAATCGGCCGTCGTGCGCCGCCCGTCGCGGACGCCGTCGTCGCGGACAGCTGCCGCGCGTCCGTTACAGTGCCCGCCCATCGTGCTGTTGCCCGTCGAGATATCGCGGACAATCGGCCGTCGTGCGCCGCCCGTCGCGGACGCCGTCGTCGCGGACAATTGGCCGCCGCGTGTCCGTTCGGCCGCCCGTCTTGGGCTGCCCGTCGGGTCGTCGCCGAGAAATGGCTGCCGCGCGCTGCCCGTCGGGGTAGCCGTCGTCGCGGACAATTGGCCGCCGCGTGTCCGTTCGGCCGCCCGTCTTGGGCTGCCCGTCGGGTCGTCGCCGAGAAATGGCTGCCGCGCGCTGCCCGTCGGGGTAGCCGTCGTCGCGGACAATTGGCCGCCGCGTGTCCGTTCGGCCGCCCGCCGTCATGCCGTTGCTCGTCGGGACGTCGCGGACAATTGGCCGTCGTGCGCTGCGTGTCGCGGTAGCCGTGCCTGTGCCTGCAGCGCTCCTCTATGCCCAAAGTGGAGCGCAGCCTACGTCAGAGGCGGAAAGCCTGCGCAAGGTGCGGTGCTGCGACAGTAACTGACGCAGCTTGGTGCTTCATTGTCAGCGATGGTTCCGCGGCGAAACAACATCCAAGCTCGACAGGCGCAGTAGAGGTGACAAAAAATGACTGCCCTTGGCTTGCGCTTGTCTTTTGGATGGCTAGGCTGCGGGGATGAAGATGGGGGTGGAGCTCCAGGCGTTTGATGTTGGTCGATTCCGTCGGCCTGGGCGGGGGACGCGTGCGGTACGTGGCGTGTGGGGTGCGCTCGGGACCGAAGTGGCGGGTGCCGTGGGCACTCCCGCACGAACGGGACCAGTGCCAGGAGCCGGGACCGGACCGAGCGCAATGCGCGGGGGTTTCACCTACGGTGCGGCAGTACTGACGTCGCGAGACCTCATTCGCGTCCGAGACAGAGCTCGGCCGAGGCTGGCGCCGCGGAGCAGTGCCTCGAGAGGCTCTGTAGCTGGAACGCCTGCCGCGAGAGGGACGGGTCGCGACTCCGACCCGGACGTGGGGCGTGGGCTTGCGGGGCGCATCCGGCGGCGCACCGAGCGCGATGTCACCCCGGAAGTCCCGTTGGAAAGGATCCGAGCCGCGGACGAGCGCCTGTTCGAGCTGGCCCTGGGCAACGGGCGCGACCGGTTGGAGCTCGGGACGCTGCTGAACGAGTTTGCGCGAAAGAGCTGGCATCATGAGCTCGGGTATTCGTCGATGGAGGCGTACGCGCTTCAGAATTGCGGGCGGAGCGCGCGCTGGGTGAGCGAGACGCGGACGTTGGCGCGGCGGCTTTCGGAGTTGCCGGCGCTGCGGCGGGCGTTGCTCGACGGACGCGTGGGCTGGTCGATGGCGGAGCTGGTCGCCCGGCATGCGTCGGCCGATACCGATGTTGCGCTGGCCGCGTTGGCTTCGCGATCGACGGTGCGCCAGCTGCGAAGCCTGTTTGCCGCCGTGTCGGAGCGGGCCGAGAGCGGACAGGTGCCGATGCCGGGGTTGAAGAGCGCGGGCCAAACGTCCGCGGACTCGGAGGTAGTTGCAGCAGGCCAAATGTCCGCGGGTCACGACTCGGCCGGCCTGGCGTCTTCAGAGGCTGACGCGGAGGCGGGTGCAGGAGGCCAAATGTCCGCGGACTCGGCTGGCCTGGCGTCCTCCGAGGGCGACGCGGAGGTAGTTGCAGCAGGCCAAATGTCCGCGGGTCACGACTCGGCCGGCCTGGCGTCTTCAGAGGCTGACGCGGAGGCGGGTGCAGGAGGCCAAATGTCCGCGGGTCCAAAGAGCGGCCAAGGCCAAACGTCCGCGGGTGGCCGCGTGGAGCCCGCGCCGAGCGACATCGTGGGCCAAATGTCCGCGCGCTTGCTGGCGGCCGCGGAGGCGGACGTGGAGTGCACGCTCAGGGTGACGCTGAGCACGAAGGACGCGCTGCTGTTCGCCTGGACGCATCGCTTCTTCGAGCACCTCGTGGGCTCGCGGCAGGGGTCGGACTTCTTTCTCGAGGCGATGCTCGCCGAGGCCGCGGAAGAGCTCACGCCGACGGACATCGACCGCCTCATTCCCATGGAGAAGGCCGCTGCGGGTCTGGACGCCAAGCGGCTCGCGTGGCTCGAGCAGCTCGCCGCGTGGCGCGAGGAGTCGGAGCGCCTGTGCGAGCACAACGTCCCCGCTCGTCAGGCGCTGGAGATCCCGGAGAACGTCTCGGAGGGCGACCTCCACGAGCGCATCGTGGCCCTCAACAAGAAGATGATCGCGCGCGAGGTCGCGCTGGGGAAGCGGCGCAGTCGTTTCAGCGCATGGACGGGTGGCTCCGCCTCGGCTACGCGAGTCTCGCGCAGTACGCGCGCGAACGTCTGGGCATGAGCGCGTCGTCGCTCAAGTCGAAGCTGACGCTCGCGCGCTGGCTGCACGCGCCGGTGAAAGAGGCGCTGCGCAGTGGGCGCGTCGGTCACGCTGCGGCGATGGCCATCTCGACGGTCGCGACCGCGGGCAGCGCCGAAGCATGGGTGGACCGCGCGCGCCGCCGCACCGTGAAGCACCTTCGAGAGGACGTGAACGCCGCGCGGATGCTGAACCAGAGCACGCCGCCGACGGACGAGCAGGTGCGACAGGTGCAGGCCATCGAGACGCGCATCCTTCAGGGTGACCACTCGGCCATGGAGGAGCCCAAAGGCCAAACGTCCGCGGGGGCGCCGATCCGCTTGAACCTACGGGTCAGCCGCGACATCTCCCGCGCGCTGCGTTGCTTCGAGCGCGTGATGGGTCCGCGCCTGGACGGCAGCACGATGCGCTTCTTGTGCAACAAGTTCTGGGATGCGTGGAAGCACATGTGCAACCACCACGAGAAGTGGTCGCACATCTACGCCCGCGATCGCTACGAATGCACGAGCCCGGTGTGCTCACGCCACGACATGACGCCCCATCATCTGCTGTTCCGCAGCAAAGGCGGCACGGACGACCCCTTCAACATGGCGGGCGACTGCCTCTGGTGCCACCTCGAAGGCATCCACGGCGGTCGCATCACCGTGACAGGAACCGCCGACGACATGACGTGGACCATCGGACGCAAGCATCCCCTGCGCGTCGAAGGGAGGGAGCTGATCACGCCCGACAGCAGCTAGTTCCATATTGATGTCGGTCCGCCGCGGAAACGTCCCTCGGCGCTGGCGGCAGGGTAGGCTACACTGGGTGCATGTGGGCGCGCACACAGTGGACGGCGATGGTGTTGCTGGCGCTGGCGACGGCCTGCGGCGGCGACGACGGCGAGACGGCGAAGGCCAAGGGCGCGGGGGGTGCTTCAGGAACTGGCGGCGGGGGAGGGACCGGCGGGATCTTGATGATCGACGGCGGTGGTAACAGCGACGGTGCCGCGGGCACAGGCGGTGGCTTGAGCTTCCCCATCGGTCCGGACGGCTATCCCGTGGGGTTCACCAAGACGGACGAAGGGGCTCGGAAGCTCGGCGACCCCTTTGACGGAACACCGCCAAAGCAGTCCAACTGCGGCTCCGTGCTCTTGGGCGTCGTGCGCGATTTCAAGGACGGTTCGAAGGGGGGGCACCCTGATTTCGAGACCTTCACCGGTGACGGCCTGAAGGGCATCGTCGAAGACACGCTGGGCTCGGACCAGAAGCCCGTCTATGCCTCGAACGGACCGACGATCTACACGACGGGCAAGACCGAGTTCGACCAGTGGTATCGGAACACGGACGGCATCAACAAGCCCTACCTCATCTTCTTCTTCTTGGTGCCGAACGGAGGCGTGTACACCTTCGAGAGCAACGCCTTCTTTCCGCTGGACGACGCAGGGTGGGGCAACGAGGGGCATCCCCACAACTTCCACTTCACGACCGAAGTGCACACCAAGTTCAAGTACAACGGCGGTGAGACTTTCCGCTTCCAGGGCGACGACGATCTGTGGGTGTTCATCAACGACAAGCTGGCGATCGACCTCGGCGGCCTGCACGCGAAGCAGACGCAGCAAATAGACTTGGACACGGCCGCGTCGAGCTT from Polyangiaceae bacterium carries:
- a CDS encoding transcriptional regulator; the encoded protein is MSTVRQALTDALRDRALDAHELSYLVSIREKDVAEHLEHIERSLARTGERLVVEPAVCQECGFGFKKREKKTRPSRCPKCQSERITAPRFRVEAR
- a CDS encoding fibro-slime domain-containing protein, with the protein product MVLLALATACGGDDGETAKAKGAGGASGTGGGGGTGGILMIDGGGNSDGAAGTGGGLSFPIGPDGYPVGFTKTDEGARKLGDPFDGTPPKQSNCGSVLLGVVRDFKDGSKGGHPDFETFTGDGLKGIVEDTLGSDQKPVYASNGPTIYTTGKTEFDQWYRNTDGINKPYLIFFFLVPNGGVYTFESNAFFPLDDAGWGNEGHPHNFHFTTEVHTKFKYNGGETFRFQGDDDLWVFINDKLAIDLGGLHAKQTQQIDLDTAASSLGISPGNVYSLALFHAERHTDESNFRIDTNLEFVDCGTTVPEPR